Proteins co-encoded in one Armatimonadota bacterium genomic window:
- a CDS encoding FAD-dependent oxidoreductase encodes MRARALAALLACLGGVVLVLARPQMLRRDLRPPVLAADVLVVGGSPAGVAAAVAAARQGRTVLLVERRPYLGTVWTGAMLNMVDLSRKPNGEHLVRGIFLEVYGRLGGVTFDPRHARRVLRELVEAEPGIQLLLQTEVVRPLRDGARVKGALLRFPDGEVRPARAAVVIDATDDGDLAAAAGVRFTYGRETSGLDRRAMPATLLFRVAGVDWRAAVHYAWSHRRGRQPSGALGGYAWGFRDLMFNYQAADERTSAHDLNLGRLPDGTIWINALQVHDVDGTDPASVREGYERARAEIPRLLAYLRAHVPGFERARLVELAPELYVRETRHLAGLYTLTADDIAASRVFWDRVAVGSYPIDLHQYRKGERYPFKPVRRMYTIPLRALVTAGVDGLFVASRAFSATYQAAGSARVVPTTMAMGQAVGVAAAVAVEHGVTPHQLAAEPDLVREVQRRLVHAGAVIEF; translated from the coding sequence GACGTCCTCGTGGTCGGCGGCAGCCCGGCGGGGGTGGCCGCCGCGGTGGCGGCGGCCCGCCAGGGGCGCACGGTGCTGCTGGTCGAGCGCCGGCCCTACCTGGGCACCGTGTGGACGGGCGCGATGCTCAACATGGTGGACCTCAGCCGCAAGCCCAACGGCGAGCACCTCGTCCGCGGCATCTTCCTCGAGGTCTACGGGCGGCTCGGGGGGGTCACGTTCGACCCACGGCACGCGCGCCGGGTCCTGCGCGAGCTCGTCGAGGCCGAGCCGGGGATCCAGCTCCTCCTCCAGACCGAGGTCGTCCGACCGCTGCGCGACGGCGCGCGGGTCAAGGGCGCCCTCCTGCGGTTCCCCGACGGCGAGGTCCGGCCGGCCAGGGCAGCGGTGGTGATCGACGCCACCGACGACGGCGACCTCGCGGCGGCGGCCGGTGTGCGGTTCACCTACGGGCGGGAGACCTCGGGTCTGGACCGCCGGGCGATGCCCGCCACGCTCCTGTTCCGCGTGGCCGGCGTCGACTGGCGCGCGGCCGTCCACTACGCCTGGTCGCACCGGCGCGGCCGCCAGCCCAGCGGCGCGCTGGGCGGCTACGCGTGGGGGTTCCGTGACCTGATGTTCAACTACCAGGCGGCCGACGAGCGGACCTCGGCCCATGACCTCAACCTGGGACGGCTGCCCGACGGGACCATCTGGATCAACGCCCTGCAGGTGCACGACGTCGACGGGACCGATCCCGCCTCGGTGCGCGAGGGGTACGAGCGCGCGCGCGCCGAGATCCCGCGGCTGCTGGCGTACCTGCGAGCGCACGTGCCGGGATTCGAGCGTGCGCGGCTGGTGGAACTCGCGCCGGAGCTCTACGTCCGCGAGACCCGTCACCTGGCCGGTCTCTACACGCTCACCGCCGACGACATCGCCGCGAGCCGGGTGTTCTGGGATCGCGTGGCGGTCGGCTCGTACCCGATCGACCTGCACCAGTACCGGAAAGGCGAGCGCTACCCGTTCAAGCCCGTACGGCGGATGTACACCATCCCGTTGCGGGCGCTGGTCACCGCCGGCGTGGACGGGCTGTTCGTCGCCAGCCGGGCGTTCTCGGCCACCTACCAGGCGGCGGGCTCCGCCCGGGTCGTGCCCACCACCATGGCCATGGGGCAGGCCGTGGGCGTGGCGGCGGCGGTGGCGGTCGAGCACGGGGTGACCCCGCACCAGCTGGCTGCAGAGCCCGACCTGGTGCGCGAGGTACAGCGGCGGCTCGTGCACGCCGGTGCGGTCATTGAGTTCTGA